The following coding sequences are from one Sciurus carolinensis chromosome 11, mSciCar1.2, whole genome shotgun sequence window:
- the LOC124958115 gene encoding olfactory receptor 10A3-like — MRRQNQSSVIEFILLGFSNFPELQEQIFGVFLVIYLVTLMGNALIIAAILLDQTLHFPMYLFLQNLSVVEVSFSAAIMPEMLVVLTTERTTISFVGCFAQMYFILLFGGTECFLLGAMAYDRFAAICHPLTYPMMMSKSVFVKLVMLSWVSGIMVATVQTTWVFSFPFCGPNEVNHISCETPAVLELVCADTFLFEIYAFTGTILIVLVPFLLILLSYVRILFAILKMPSTTGRQKAFSTCASHVTSVTLFYGTASMTYLQPKSSYSPATKKLMSLAYTLLTPLLNPLIYSLRNNEMKRALVKLWQRAVVLHTV, encoded by the coding sequence ATGAGAAGACAAAATCAAAGCTCTGTGATTGAATTCATCCTCTTGGGCTTCTCTAACTTCCCTGAACTCCAAGAGCAGATCTTTGGGGTTTTCTTGGTTATTTATCTGGTGACCCTGATGGGAAATGCCCTCATCATAGCCGCCATCTTGCTGGACCAGACCCTCCACTTCCCCATGTACCTGTTCCTGCAGAACTTATCTGTGGTGGAAGTGAGCTTCAGTGCAGCCATCATGCCTGAAATGCTGGTGGTCCTGACCACTGAGAGAACTACAATTTCTTTTGTGGGCTGTTTTGCACAGatgtatttcattcttctttttggtggaactgaatgttttcttctgGGTGCAATGGCTTATGACCGATTTGCTGCCATCTGCCATCCTCTGACCTATCCCATGATGATGAGCAAAAGTGTGTTTGTGAAATTAGTAATGCTCTCATGGGTGTCAGGGATCATGGTGGCTACTGTGCAGACCACATGGGTATTTAGTTTTCCCTTTTGTGGCCCCAATGAAGTTAATCATATATCTTGTGAAACCCCAGCAGTGCTGGAACTGGTATGTGCAGACACTTTCTTGTTTGAAATCTATGCTTTCACAGGCACCATTTTGATTGTTTTGGTTCCTTTCTTGTTGATACTCTTGTCATACGTTCGAATCCTCTTTGCCATCCTGAAGATGCCATCAACAACTGGGAGGCAAAAGGCCTTTTCCAcatgtgcctctcatgtcacatCAGTCACCCTCTTCTATGGCACAGCCAGTATGACTTACTTACAGCCCAAATCCAGCTACTCACCAGCAACCAAGAAACTGATGTCATTGGCTTACACGTTGCTCACGCCCCTGTTGAATCCACTTATCTACAGCCTGCGGAACAATGAGATGAAAAGGGCTTTGGTGAAATTATGGCAGAGAGCAGTGGTTttacacacagtgtga
- the LOC124959501 gene encoding olfactory receptor 10A3, translating to MRRQNQSCVIEFILLGFSNFPELQEQIFGVFLVIYLVTLMGNALIIAAILLDQTLHFPMYLFLQNLSVVEVSFSAAIMPEMLVVLTTERTTISFVGCFAQMYFILLFGGTECFLLGAMAYDRFAAICHPLTYPMMMSKSVFVKLVMFSWVSGILVATVQTTWVFSFPFCGPNEVNHLFCETPPVLELVCADTFLFEIYAFTGTILIVLVPFLLILLSYLRILFAILKMPSTTGRQKAFSTCASHVTSVTLFYGTASMTYLQPKSSYSPATKKLMSLAYTLLTPLLNPLIYSLRNNEMKRALVKLWRRAVVVHSLIC from the coding sequence ATGAGAAGACAAAATCAAAGCTGTGTGATTGAATTCATCCTCTTGGGCTTCTCTAACTTTCCTGAACTCCAAGAGCAGATCTTTGGAGTTTTCTTGGTTATTTATCTGGTGACCCTGATGGGAAATGCCCTCATCATAGCCGCCATCTTGCTGGACCAGACCCTCCACTTCCCCATGTACCTGTTCTTGCAGAACTTATCTGTGGTGGAAGTGAGCTTCAGTGCAGCCATCATGCCTGAAATGCTGGTGGTCCTGACCACTGAGAGAACTACAATTTCTTTTGTGGGCTGTTTTGCACAGatgtatttcattcttctttttggtggaactgaatgttttcttctgGGTGCAATGGCTTATGACCGATTTGCTGCCATCTGCCATCCTCTGACCTACCCCATGATGATGAGCAAAAGTGTGTTTGTGAAATTAGTAATGTTCTCATGGGTGTCAGGGATCTTGGTGGCTACTGTGCAGACCACATGGGTATTTAGTTTTCCCTTTTGTGGCCCCAATGAAGTTAATCATCTCTTCTGTGAGACTCCCCCAGTGCTGGAACTGGTATGTGCAGACACTTTCTTGTTTGAAATCTATGCTTTCACAGGCACCATTTTGATTGTTTTGGTTCCTTTCTTGTTGATACTCTTGTCATACCTTCGAATCCTCTTTGCCATCCTGAAGATGCCATCAACAACTGGGAGGCAAaaggccttttccacctgtgcctctcatgtcacatCAGTCACCCTCTTCTATGGCACAGCCAGTATGACTTACTTACAGCCCAAATCCAGCTACTCACCAGCAACCAAGAAACTGATGTCATTGGCTTACACGTTGCTCACGCCCCTGTTGAATCCACTTATCTACAGCCTGCGGAACAATGAGATGAAAAGGGCTTTGGTGAAATTATGGCGAAGAGCAGTGGTTGTACACAGTCTGATTTGTTGA